A stretch of Chryseobacterium viscerum DNA encodes these proteins:
- a CDS encoding SusD/RagB family nutrient-binding outer membrane lipoprotein encodes MKINTIKTLVFGAAVLFSASGCTNDFDQYNQEKLGGPENFYADFIAVVNPMKSIQRGLQADYQLYPNLSADMYSGMFSTATPFNGGVNNLTYSMMDGWNNRIIARQQDIFNYSIIIDNAAKGNYPGVDFTGTLAVKKILKVITAARVSDSHGPVVYSKYEKPNPNGVTDFDSQQEAYNYFIADLTAAITDLQKVIAMSATQNVEDKTSLKSADLVYGGNMAQWAKFANSLKLRLAMRMSYADPAKSKQYAEEALASTAGLITDNADNALISVGQSELSFIIYSWGDCLIGAPLMAYMNGYNDPRLSAYAIPASDASLQGKYIGVRQGIDLLNGKSTYGGFSQPQAKSASGDYFSGTDGKMKLFTAAETWFLKAEAALRGYAGAGDIQANYTTGVQQSFGEWGKSASVATYLADNTSTEAPYVDPKNADNNIGLGHPQLSTITIAWNNGDTNERKLERIITQKWLSLYPNGPEAWAEQRRTGYPILFKVRKNDSGGAISTEAMIRRIPFTIDTKTSLYNYQQAAQMLNGPDTGGTKLWWDKK; translated from the coding sequence ATGAAAATCAATACTATTAAAACATTGGTGTTTGGAGCTGCAGTACTGTTTTCTGCTTCGGGATGTACCAATGACTTTGACCAATATAATCAGGAAAAATTAGGTGGGCCTGAAAATTTTTATGCAGATTTTATTGCTGTTGTGAACCCTATGAAATCTATCCAGAGAGGGCTGCAGGCAGATTATCAGCTGTATCCTAACCTGAGTGCAGATATGTACAGCGGAATGTTCAGTACAGCCACACCATTTAACGGAGGGGTAAATAACCTTACTTACTCGATGATGGATGGATGGAATAACAGAATTATTGCCAGACAACAAGATATTTTCAATTATTCTATTATTATTGATAATGCTGCTAAGGGGAACTATCCGGGGGTAGATTTTACCGGAACACTTGCTGTGAAAAAGATTCTGAAAGTCATTACAGCAGCAAGAGTTTCAGACAGCCACGGCCCTGTAGTTTACAGCAAATATGAAAAACCAAACCCTAACGGAGTTACGGATTTTGACTCTCAACAGGAGGCTTACAATTATTTTATTGCTGATCTTACTGCAGCCATTACAGATTTACAGAAAGTAATTGCCATGTCAGCAACACAGAATGTTGAAGATAAAACTTCACTGAAAAGTGCAGACTTAGTGTATGGAGGAAATATGGCTCAATGGGCAAAATTTGCCAATTCACTAAAGCTGAGACTAGCCATGAGAATGAGCTATGCTGATCCGGCGAAATCTAAACAATATGCAGAAGAGGCACTGGCTTCAACAGCAGGATTGATTACGGATAATGCGGACAATGCATTGATCAGCGTAGGACAGTCAGAATTAAGCTTTATTATTTATTCATGGGGAGACTGTTTAATAGGAGCTCCTTTGATGGCTTATATGAATGGATATAATGATCCAAGACTTTCAGCATATGCTATTCCGGCATCAGATGCTAGCCTACAAGGAAAATATATAGGAGTACGCCAGGGAATTGATTTATTAAATGGTAAATCAACTTACGGAGGATTCTCTCAGCCACAGGCAAAATCTGCCAGCGGAGATTATTTTTCCGGTACTGATGGTAAAATGAAATTATTCACTGCCGCAGAAACATGGTTCCTGAAAGCAGAAGCTGCCTTGAGAGGTTATGCCGGAGCAGGTGATATTCAAGCCAACTATACTACCGGAGTTCAGCAGTCTTTTGGAGAATGGGGGAAAAGTGCGAGCGTTGCAACCTACCTTGCGGATAACACTTCTACAGAAGCACCTTATGTAGATCCGAAAAATGCAGACAATAACATCGGTTTGGGACATCCTCAGCTAAGTACCATTACCATTGCATGGAATAACGGGGATACCAACGAAAGAAAATTAGAAAGAATCATTACCCAAAAATGGCTTTCTCTTTATCCAAACGGACCGGAAGCATGGGCTGAGCAGAGAAGAACAGGATATCCGATTCTTTTCAAAGTAAGAAAAAATGACAGTGGTGGAGCCATCAGTACAGAAGCAATGATCAGAAGAATTCCTTTCACTATTGATACTAAAACGTCATTATACAATTACCAGCAGGCTGCTCAAATGCTGAACGGGCCTGACACCGGAGGTACAAAACTTTGGTGGGATAAGAAATAA
- a CDS encoding AraC family transcriptional regulator, with product MSELENILREITPLSPEDSFLVFDRIKASFDFPYHYHPEIEINFIYKGKGYRRMVGDHTGEIGNIELVLVGPNLPHCWANYRCKNRKTHEITIQFNQDFFQQSLMEKNILKPINNMMKDSIRGILFSSETAEKLKDSFLNLSKMNSFESFIEIMKILNELAVAENKTLLSSYSIELETFADNDKMKVVHDFVHKNFENKITLDKVASLVNMSNVTFNRFIKKRTGKTFINYLNEIRISYAARWLMEKNLTVFEIAFEAGFNNIANFNKVFKSIKKTTPTEFKEQFKGVKKIE from the coding sequence ATGAGTGAATTAGAAAATATTCTGAGAGAAATAACTCCACTATCTCCTGAGGACAGTTTTCTTGTGTTTGACAGGATCAAGGCTTCATTTGACTTTCCGTATCACTATCATCCGGAAATTGAAATCAACTTTATCTACAAAGGAAAAGGATACCGCAGAATGGTTGGAGATCACACCGGAGAAATAGGAAACATTGAATTGGTTTTGGTAGGACCCAATTTACCACATTGCTGGGCCAATTACAGATGCAAAAACAGGAAAACCCACGAAATCACAATACAATTTAACCAGGATTTCTTTCAACAGTCACTGATGGAGAAAAATATTCTGAAACCCATTAACAATATGATGAAAGACTCCATCAGAGGAATACTTTTTTCTTCCGAAACTGCCGAGAAACTAAAAGATTCGTTTCTCAATTTATCAAAAATGAACAGTTTTGAATCTTTCATAGAAATTATGAAGATTCTGAATGAGCTGGCAGTTGCAGAAAATAAAACGCTTTTGTCATCATATAGCATTGAACTTGAAACCTTTGCTGATAATGATAAAATGAAAGTTGTACATGATTTTGTACACAAAAATTTTGAAAATAAGATAACCCTGGATAAAGTAGCTTCATTGGTGAATATGAGCAATGTTACATTCAACAGATTTATCAAAAAAAGAACTGGGAAAACATTTATTAACTATCTGAATGAAATAAGAATCAGCTATGCAGCACGCTGGCTGATGGAAAAAAACCTTACCGTTTTTGAAATCGCTTTTGAAGCAGGGTTTAATAATATTGCCAACTTCAATAAAGTATTTAAGTCTATCAAAAAGACAACTCCTACTGAATTTAAAGAGCAATTTAAAGGAGTGAAAAAAATTGAATAA
- a CDS encoding helix-turn-helix domain-containing protein, translating into MPQQLIFEDHYKRLGLEIFSEENLENFNGNHFRTDIKVFFIPSGYELTVDFNHYKTKKPSLLFLTNQHLSIQKGKDESILLFYNRDFYCIQIHDKEVACDGLLFHNVFEIPFVELDPSETTLIKGLFQNIKDELEWKDSSAEEMIRTYVKQIIIRATRKWKKQNLDNDTLRIPGSELDIFRDFSRHLEIHFREKHNVAEYAELLHIAPKTLTHKFKNLNLDSPNQFIINRILLEAKRLLFYTDKPVKEIAYNLGYEDPAYFNRLFTHKTGSTPSNFKKNYSSGKKYNI; encoded by the coding sequence ATGCCGCAACAGCTTATTTTTGAAGATCACTATAAAAGACTCGGACTGGAAATATTTTCAGAAGAAAACCTGGAGAACTTCAATGGAAATCATTTCAGAACTGATATCAAAGTATTTTTCATTCCTTCAGGATACGAGCTTACGGTAGACTTTAATCATTATAAAACCAAGAAACCTTCACTGTTGTTTCTGACCAATCAACACCTAAGCATCCAAAAAGGTAAAGATGAATCTATTCTTCTTTTCTACAACCGTGATTTTTACTGCATTCAGATTCATGATAAGGAAGTAGCCTGCGATGGACTTCTCTTTCATAATGTATTTGAAATTCCTTTCGTAGAGCTTGACCCTTCCGAAACGACTCTTATAAAAGGTCTGTTTCAGAATATTAAAGATGAGCTTGAATGGAAAGATTCGTCTGCGGAAGAAATGATCAGAACCTATGTAAAACAGATCATCATCCGGGCTACCCGAAAATGGAAAAAACAAAATTTAGATAATGACACCCTCAGAATACCAGGCAGTGAACTTGATATTTTCAGAGATTTCAGCAGACACCTGGAAATTCATTTCAGAGAAAAGCATAATGTAGCAGAGTATGCTGAACTGCTTCACATAGCTCCGAAAACCTTAACTCATAAATTTAAAAACTTAAACCTGGATTCTCCCAATCAATTTATCATCAACAGAATTTTATTAGAAGCAAAAAGGCTACTTTTTTATACAGATAAACCTGTGAAAGAAATTGCCTACAATCTCGGATATGAAGATCCGGCCTATTTCAACCGGCTTTTCACCCATAAAACAGGAAGTACACCTTCTAATTTCAAGAAAAATTATTCGTCGGGAAAAAAGTACAATATTTAA
- a CDS encoding MFS transporter: protein MGKNNSGTRRIQPILWISTLYFAMGVPFVTINAVSGIMYKDMGVSDAQITFWTALVMFSWTLKPLWSPFLEIYKTKKFFVVFTQFAIGILFALVALSLPMHDFFKYSIALFAVVAFCGATHDVVADGTYIGFLTNKEQAKYIGWQGAFYNLAKIISSGALVYFAGVLEKTKGVTHAWMIIMVIYALLFFVLAIYHYFILPKENKEEQKDGKTAGNVREELLEVITSFFTKKKILWCILFIILYRFAEGFAIKIAPLFFKASRTSGGLGLSTSDIGLIYGTYGSAAFILGSVLAGYFISARGLKRSLIWLCCAFNIPFVVYALLAYYQPADLLPVGIAVVVEYFGYGFGFVGLMLYMMQQIAPGKHKTAHYAFATGIMNLGVMIPGMFSGMISDWVGYKIFFIWVLIATIPAFLATLFVPFPHPENQKEQQINS from the coding sequence ATGGGAAAAAACAACTCCGGAACCCGTCGGATTCAGCCAATTCTTTGGATTTCCACATTATATTTTGCAATGGGTGTTCCCTTTGTAACCATTAATGCGGTTTCAGGAATCATGTATAAAGATATGGGTGTTTCGGATGCACAGATTACATTCTGGACAGCCCTTGTGATGTTCTCCTGGACATTAAAGCCACTTTGGAGCCCGTTCCTGGAGATTTATAAAACCAAAAAATTCTTTGTTGTTTTTACTCAGTTTGCGATAGGAATTCTGTTTGCATTAGTAGCTTTAAGCCTGCCAATGCATGATTTTTTCAAATACAGTATTGCACTTTTTGCAGTAGTGGCATTTTGTGGAGCTACTCATGATGTGGTAGCGGACGGAACATATATTGGCTTTCTGACCAATAAAGAGCAGGCAAAATATATTGGCTGGCAGGGTGCATTTTACAATCTTGCCAAGATTATCAGCAGTGGAGCACTGGTTTATTTCGCTGGTGTTTTAGAAAAAACAAAAGGCGTTACGCATGCCTGGATGATCATTATGGTGATCTATGCATTACTGTTTTTTGTATTGGCTATTTATCATTATTTCATTCTGCCAAAAGAAAACAAAGAAGAGCAGAAAGATGGGAAAACTGCAGGAAATGTTCGTGAAGAACTGTTGGAAGTTATTACTTCTTTCTTCACCAAAAAGAAAATTCTGTGGTGTATTCTATTCATTATTCTATACCGTTTTGCAGAAGGATTTGCCATCAAAATTGCACCTTTATTTTTTAAAGCTTCAAGAACTTCAGGAGGCTTGGGATTATCTACTTCTGATATCGGACTTATTTATGGAACATATGGTTCTGCAGCATTTATTCTAGGTTCTGTACTGGCAGGGTATTTCATCTCAGCCCGCGGATTGAAAAGGTCTTTGATATGGCTGTGCTGTGCATTCAATATTCCATTTGTGGTATATGCATTACTGGCTTATTATCAGCCGGCAGACCTTTTACCGGTAGGAATTGCCGTGGTAGTGGAATATTTCGGATACGGATTTGGCTTTGTAGGGTTGATGCTCTACATGATGCAGCAGATAGCTCCCGGAAAACACAAAACGGCCCATTATGCATTTGCAACAGGAATTATGAATCTTGGTGTAATGATTCCAGGTATGTTCAGCGGAATGATCAGTGACTGGGTTGGGTACAAAATATTCTTTATCTGGGTATTGATTGCTACCATTCCTGCATTTTTAGCTACCCTATTCGTTCCTTTTCCTCATCCGGAAAATCAGAAAGAACAACAAATCAACTCATAA
- a CDS encoding TetR/AcrR family transcriptional regulator translates to MSKAEKTKQHIIEKTATLFNTKGYISTSLSDITQATGLTKGSIYGNFENKDEVAIEVYKYNAGLLGKTLSRSFSDEYPKSLDKLHAFVDFYRKNWKFVFSNGGCPLMNAATEADDSFPALKTQVKRSFEQWMTKISGAIAEGQNNGEIDKKINAEQYASLFIMLIEGGILLSKTMGDQSFLNHALDKITHMIDHELNILPS, encoded by the coding sequence ATGTCGAAGGCAGAAAAAACAAAACAGCATATCATCGAGAAAACAGCAACTCTTTTTAATACGAAGGGTTATATTTCCACATCGCTGTCCGACATTACACAGGCAACCGGACTAACGAAAGGCAGTATTTATGGAAATTTTGAAAATAAAGATGAAGTAGCAATTGAAGTTTATAAATATAACGCAGGATTACTGGGCAAAACCCTTAGTCGCTCTTTTAGTGATGAATATCCTAAATCCCTGGATAAGCTTCATGCTTTTGTAGATTTTTACCGGAAAAACTGGAAGTTTGTCTTTTCCAACGGCGGATGCCCATTAATGAATGCTGCAACAGAAGCTGATGATTCTTTTCCTGCATTAAAAACTCAGGTTAAAAGGTCCTTCGAACAATGGATGACTAAAATTTCAGGCGCAATTGCTGAAGGACAAAATAATGGTGAAATTGATAAAAAAATCAATGCTGAGCAATATGCATCCCTATTCATCATGCTCATTGAAGGCGGAATTCTGCTCTCAAAAACAATGGGTGATCAAAGCTTTCTAAACCATGCATTAGATAAAATCACCCACATGATTGATCATGAACTCAATATTCTTCCATCATAA
- a CDS encoding OsmC family protein, translated as MRRNATAVWNGTIKEGKGHLTTQSTTLNQTQYSFNSRFADGVGTNPEELLAAAHAGCFTMKLDAELSQAGYNPEELKTTSVITLDPNIGKITKSELTLTAKVPGISEEEFQKFAKIAEEGCPVSAAFNFEITLSATLEN; from the coding sequence ATGAGACGTAACGCAACAGCCGTTTGGAACGGTACCATCAAAGAAGGAAAAGGACACTTAACTACTCAAAGTACAACTTTAAATCAGACTCAATATTCTTTCAACAGTCGTTTTGCGGATGGTGTAGGGACAAACCCTGAAGAATTATTGGCCGCAGCTCATGCAGGATGCTTTACTATGAAACTGGATGCAGAATTATCACAGGCAGGCTACAACCCTGAAGAATTAAAAACAACTTCTGTAATCACTCTTGACCCAAACATCGGAAAGATTACAAAATCTGAACTGACTTTAACGGCTAAAGTTCCGGGAATCTCAGAAGAAGAATTCCAGAAATTTGCGAAGATTGCTGAAGAAGGATGCCCTGTAAGCGCAGCATTCAACTTTGAAATTACATTGAGTGCTACTTTAGAAAATTAA
- a CDS encoding glycoside hydrolase family 130 protein: MTAQSVMIPWQDRPEGCNDIMWRFSENPIINRYAIPTSNSIFNSAVIPFEDGFAGVFRCDNKAVQMNIFAGFSKDGINWDINHDPIEMQAGNTDMIESDYKYDPRVTFIEDRYWITWCNGYNGPTIGIGYTFDFKEFFQCENAFLPFNRNGVLFPEKINGKYAMLSRPSDNGHTPFGDIYISYSPDMKYWGEHRCVMKVTPFEDSAWQCTKIGGGPVPIKTEEGWLLFYHGVINTCRGFRYSMGAALLDLEDPTKVLYRTKPYLLAPAELYELTGDVPNVVFPCAALTEGDKVTVYYGAADTVVAIAFGYISEIIDFMKKNSI; the protein is encoded by the coding sequence ATGACAGCTCAATCAGTAATGATCCCTTGGCAGGATCGCCCGGAAGGTTGCAATGATATCATGTGGAGGTTTTCCGAAAACCCGATCATTAACAGATACGCGATACCAACATCCAACAGTATATTCAACAGTGCGGTGATCCCTTTTGAAGATGGATTTGCAGGAGTTTTCCGTTGTGATAACAAGGCCGTACAGATGAATATTTTTGCTGGTTTCAGTAAAGATGGAATCAATTGGGATATCAACCATGACCCTATTGAAATGCAGGCAGGAAATACGGATATGATTGAATCCGATTACAAATATGATCCCCGCGTAACCTTCATAGAAGACCGCTACTGGATCACATGGTGCAACGGGTACAATGGTCCTACCATCGGAATTGGATATACTTTTGATTTTAAAGAATTTTTTCAGTGCGAAAATGCCTTTCTTCCATTCAACAGAAACGGAGTTTTGTTCCCTGAAAAAATCAATGGTAAATATGCCATGTTGAGCCGTCCGAGTGATAACGGACATACGCCTTTCGGTGATATTTATATCAGCTACAGCCCTGATATGAAATACTGGGGAGAGCATCGTTGTGTGATGAAAGTAACTCCTTTCGAAGACAGTGCATGGCAGTGCACGAAAATCGGCGGAGGGCCGGTTCCTATCAAAACTGAAGAAGGATGGCTGCTTTTCTATCATGGAGTGATCAATACCTGCAGAGGATTCAGATATTCAATGGGAGCAGCTTTGCTTGATCTTGAAGACCCTACAAAAGTATTGTACAGAACGAAGCCTTACCTGTTGGCTCCGGCTGAATTGTATGAACTGACAGGAGATGTACCAAATGTGGTTTTCCCTTGCGCAGCATTGACTGAAGGGGACAAAGTAACAGTATATTATGGTGCTGCTGATACCGTGGTTGCTATTGCCTTTGGATATATCTCAGAAATTATTGATTTTATGAAAAAGAATTCAATTTAA
- a CDS encoding SusC/RagA family TonB-linked outer membrane protein, translating to MRKAVIPVLFVFSLTANAQEKKSADTTKTNTIEEVVVTSLGIKRQARSLTYSSQQIGGDELTEVKTPNLLNSINGKVSNVQINRTNGVGSSVRVIMRGNKSVNNAQPLYVIDGIPIINGTGKSADIGQYSNMPDPGDVLSSINPDDIESINFLKGASASALYGSAGGNGAILITTKKGRAGKSSITYSSSLTVDRAYSLPKLQHSYLSYDPSVSGSQPGQAVDSWGARGSSKDYLKDFLQTGTTWVNSLSFQSGNERSTSYFSIGNTTNKGVVPMSYFDQYNVSFRNSSKFLDDKLTLDANFIGSLQESKNRQTPGASFSPLTSLYWLPRGVDFDQYGENNYSYLDKTRFLPAQNWWEVNPDGSFKGNPVTQNPYWILNRNPVTVSNKNTYGALSLSYQINPWLTARVRGNYSWNISDSQRDIAAFSAPSLLANGTNGRMLKNTYENSSTYGDVLLIGSPKISESISLDFTVGGSINTTRNKIGQIDNAYLANPNLFTLNNLQWNVNRAPGDGYHNTYTNMKKQVQSVFASASVGYKNMFYVDMTFRNDWDSTLALTGRTGFDYESVGANAILSSIFKLPEVINFWKVRGSYATVGLGLPTNITNAMVEYNKGYVYGVDAGTIVYPKSSFATGAGFEALLPKPELNKTFEAGTELRMLGNKLNFDITYYNSNTSNQLLETTIPSYLGGLAPGSYYINAGKIRNTGFESSLSYKIFDSSKFGWTATLNASANKNKIVELLPTSINVSKDLTFSLTGGGDYTRLKLGGSFGDLYGIKFKRDDQGRILVNEKGVPLAESTPSYLGNPNPKFIMGFNNSFTIGKLGISFLIDGKFGGKVLSLTEKANDLYGVSQTTADARDAGGVSIPHAVYAPGTPNAGQTYTGLTNAKDYYKAVGTTEGFGKGVDEAYLYSATTIRLRQASVSYMFDVNSKYLKNATVSLVGTNLFFFYKKAPFDPEQVSGNTPGGVGVDSFGLPVTRSIGLSLKANF from the coding sequence ATGAGAAAAGCAGTTATACCCGTTCTGTTTGTTTTTTCACTTACTGCGAATGCACAGGAGAAAAAATCAGCCGACACTACGAAGACAAACACTATTGAGGAGGTCGTAGTCACCTCTTTGGGGATAAAAAGGCAGGCCCGCTCTTTGACGTATTCCAGTCAGCAGATTGGCGGGGATGAGCTTACAGAAGTGAAGACTCCCAATCTATTAAATTCGATCAATGGAAAAGTTTCCAACGTACAGATCAACAGAACCAATGGTGTAGGTAGCTCCGTAAGGGTGATCATGAGAGGGAATAAGTCTGTAAACAATGCTCAACCACTGTATGTAATTGATGGAATTCCTATTATCAATGGAACAGGAAAATCTGCAGATATCGGACAGTATTCCAATATGCCGGATCCGGGAGATGTACTGAGCTCCATCAATCCTGATGATATTGAAAGCATCAACTTCCTGAAAGGAGCTTCTGCTTCTGCACTGTATGGTTCTGCCGGAGGGAATGGTGCTATTTTGATTACGACTAAAAAAGGGCGTGCAGGGAAAAGCTCAATTACTTACAGCTCAAGCCTTACAGTAGACAGAGCGTATAGCCTTCCAAAACTGCAGCATAGTTATCTGTCTTATGACCCTTCTGTATCAGGATCACAACCTGGACAGGCAGTAGACAGCTGGGGAGCAAGAGGATCTTCAAAGGATTATCTTAAAGACTTTCTTCAGACAGGAACGACATGGGTAAATAGTCTTTCTTTCCAGTCAGGAAATGAGAGGTCAACAAGTTATTTCTCTATCGGAAATACTACCAACAAAGGAGTGGTTCCCATGTCATATTTTGATCAGTACAATGTTTCTTTCAGAAATTCAAGTAAGTTTTTGGATGATAAACTGACATTAGATGCCAACTTCATCGGGTCACTACAGGAAAGTAAGAACAGACAGACTCCGGGAGCATCTTTTTCTCCTTTGACGAGTTTGTACTGGTTGCCAAGAGGCGTAGATTTTGACCAATATGGAGAGAATAATTACTCTTATCTGGATAAAACGAGATTTTTGCCGGCTCAAAACTGGTGGGAAGTAAATCCTGACGGAAGCTTCAAAGGAAATCCGGTGACACAGAATCCTTATTGGATCTTAAACAGAAACCCTGTGACAGTAAGTAACAAAAATACATACGGAGCCCTTTCCTTATCTTACCAGATCAATCCTTGGTTAACAGCAAGAGTAAGAGGGAACTACAGCTGGAATATTTCAGACAGCCAGCGTGATATTGCAGCTTTCTCAGCACCTAGCTTACTAGCCAACGGTACTAATGGAAGAATGCTTAAAAATACATACGAAAATTCTTCTACTTACGGAGATGTTCTATTAATTGGTAGTCCTAAAATAAGTGAATCTATTTCATTAGATTTTACCGTAGGAGGAAGTATCAATACTACCAGAAATAAAATAGGACAAATTGATAATGCTTATCTGGCCAATCCAAATCTTTTCACTTTGAATAACCTTCAGTGGAATGTAAACAGAGCGCCTGGAGATGGATATCATAATACCTATACAAATATGAAAAAACAGGTACAGTCTGTTTTTGCAAGTGCTTCCGTAGGGTATAAAAATATGTTCTATGTAGACATGACTTTCAGAAACGACTGGGATTCTACTTTAGCATTAACAGGGAGAACCGGGTTTGATTATGAATCTGTAGGAGCAAACGCAATATTGTCTTCTATTTTCAAACTTCCGGAAGTGATTAATTTCTGGAAAGTAAGAGGATCTTATGCAACGGTTGGTTTGGGGTTACCTACCAATATTACCAATGCAATGGTTGAATATAACAAAGGGTATGTTTATGGAGTAGATGCAGGAACCATTGTATATCCTAAGAGTTCTTTTGCTACCGGAGCAGGTTTTGAGGCATTGCTTCCAAAGCCGGAACTTAACAAAACATTTGAAGCCGGAACTGAGTTGAGAATGTTGGGGAACAAATTAAATTTTGATATTACTTATTATAACTCCAATACGAGCAACCAATTACTGGAAACAACAATTCCTTCCTATTTAGGAGGATTAGCTCCAGGATCATACTACATCAACGCAGGAAAAATCAGAAATACAGGTTTTGAATCTTCACTATCCTACAAGATTTTTGATTCGTCAAAGTTCGGATGGACGGCTACTTTGAATGCATCGGCAAATAAAAACAAGATTGTTGAATTATTACCAACAAGTATCAATGTTTCCAAAGACCTGACTTTTTCACTAACAGGTGGTGGTGATTATACAAGATTAAAATTAGGAGGTTCTTTTGGAGACCTTTATGGAATCAAATTTAAAAGAGATGATCAGGGCCGTATTCTTGTGAATGAAAAAGGTGTTCCTTTGGCAGAGAGTACTCCTTCTTATTTGGGTAATCCGAACCCTAAATTTATCATGGGATTCAATAACTCCTTTACTATTGGTAAACTGGGAATCTCTTTCCTTATTGATGGTAAATTCGGAGGTAAAGTATTATCGCTTACAGAAAAAGCCAATGATTTATATGGAGTAAGCCAAACCACTGCTGATGCAAGAGATGCCGGAGGTGTATCTATTCCACATGCAGTGTACGCACCAGGAACTCCAAACGCAGGACAGACTTATACAGGATTGACGAATGCAAAAGATTATTATAAAGCAGTAGGAACAACAGAAGGATTCGGGAAAGGAGTTGATGAAGCGTATTTATATAGTGCTACAACAATCCGTTTACGTCAGGCATCTGTTTCATATATGTTTGATGTCAACTCAAAATATCTGAAAAATGCAACAGTAAGCTTAGTAGGAACCAACTTGTTTTTCTTCTATAAGAAAGCACCGTTTGATCCGGAGCAGGTATCAGGAAATACACCTGGTGGGGTAGGAGTAGATTCTTTCGGTCTACCGGTTACCAGATCTATCGGATTATCTTTAAAAGCTAACTTCTAA